The DNA region CCACGGCGGGCGGGGTGTAGACCACCGCAGTCGTGCCGCTCAACGCCACGGTGCCCTGGCCGGCGGCCGGTTGGGTCAGCGCGGTGATGCTCAGTGGCGTGTTGCCGTCCGGGTCGCTGTCGTTGGCCAGCAGGTTGAGGGTGATCGGCACGCCGAAGCTGGTGCTGCCGGTGTCGGCCACAGACAGTGGCGCCTGGTTCTCGCCGGTATCCGGTGCGGTACCGACAACCACGACGGGCTCGGTATCGCTGCCGCCCGCGGCGGATTTTACCGTGACGGTGGCGGGTGGCTGGGTCAGGTCGGCGATGGTGATTTTTTGCAGAGTGCCGGATTTCGACAGACGTCCGTAACCCTGCGCGACCATGTCTGGCACCGCCACTTCGTCAGTGGACGTGGCCTCGATCAGCAGGCTGTGATTGCTCCAGTTGTAGCGAGCGGTCTGGATTTTCACCAGGTCAACGAGCTTGCTCGAGACCGCCGTAGGGCGGGTGGTGCCGGCCGGGTTGGTGGCGGTGAGCACCACGACCGGAGGCACGGGGCCGCTGAGCAGGTGTTGACCGAAGTACAACCCGGTGCCGTCACCCACCATGTTGATCAGGCATGGCGTAGGCGGTGGGCCTGGCACAAGGGCGAGGGTTTCGCGGAAGCACAATGTAGAGCTGTTGTCCGCTTTGCCAAAGACTTCGACCCGGGTGCTGGTACCGGTGCCCGAGGCGATGCGACGGTAGGTTGCACGGCTAAGGTCGACATGGGTTTGCGCACGGTTGTCGAGGACTTTACCGGCCAGCGTGAACAGGTTGCTTTGGATCGTGCCGGCCGGGCCCTGGATGCGCACAAAGTTGGTGTTGTTGGGGCTGCCGGTGACTTGTTCGGTGAGGTTCGGGTCGCCGACGAAGGTTTCGATTGCGCCGGTGTCCGGGTTCACTTCGGTATAGGGGCCGTTGACGCTGCGCAGGAATGGCCCGATAGCACCGTTGAGTGCCCCGCTGAAATTCCCCGCCGGACCTACGCCGATGTCTCTGGTGATGTTGATTGCGCGACGACCGGGGGTGGTGACGTTGACCGTTTCCACGCCATAAGGGTGAGTAATGGTGTAGGTCCCGGCGACGGGCACGTTTATCCGCATACGAATCCGCGCAAAGCTGATTTGATCGCCATCGAGCGGATTTCCGCCGGCAAAAGCTGCTTCTATCCCGGCCACGTAGGCGTCCATTCCATAGCCAGCGGCATTGTTGGGAATGTTCATCCCGGCGAGGAACCAGAAGGCTTCGTCTGGCCAGTTATCCGGGAACACCATCGGCAGGGTGTCGTCGAAAATGCCCGGTGTCGGCAGCAGGGTGCACATGTAGGCCGGTGGCGTGGCAGCCGGTACCCGCGAACTGGTGGCTCGGGATTGGCACAGTTCCATCGACAGCAGATTGTTGTCCTGATACCAGATCGGGAATTTCCCCGAGGCAAAGGTATAAGGACCGGGGTCGACGGCAGCGAGTTG from Pseudomonas sp. ACM7 includes:
- a CDS encoding Ig-like domain-containing protein → MNNWPRLALNALGLTLSLSGSAFAQLAAVDPGPYTFASGKFPIWYQDNNLLSMELCQSRATSSRVPAATPPAYMCTLLPTPGIFDDTLPMVFPDNWPDEAFWFLAGMNIPNNAAGYGMDAYVAGIEAAFAGGNPLDGDQISFARIRMRINVPVAGTYTITHPYGVETVNVTTPGRRAINITRDIGVGPAGNFSGALNGAIGPFLRSVNGPYTEVNPDTGAIETFVGDPNLTEQVTGSPNNTNFVRIQGPAGTIQSNLFTLAGKVLDNRAQTHVDLSRATYRRIASGTGTSTRVEVFGKADNSSTLCFRETLALVPGPPPTPCLINMVGDGTGLYFGQHLLSGPVPPVVVLTATNPAGTTRPTAVSSKLVDLVKIQTARYNWSNHSLLIEATSTDEVAVPDMVAQGYGRLSKSGTLQKITIADLTQPPATVTVKSAAGGSDTEPVVVVGTAPDTGENQAPLSVADTGSTSFGVPITLNLLANDSDPDGNTPLSITALTQPAAGQGTVALSGTTAVVYTPPAVVTVPLTTTFTYKAQDIKGLASTTPATVTITVAPNRPPVAVADAVATLGVAIPINVLANDTDPEGNVPLAVASLTQPAAGRGTVSSNGTVITYTPPATVTTAFTTTFTYIARDSFGALSTPATVTVQVSPRPAAETFTVTTATVSARSNNRFTWDFAGTSSVTTGNTITIKVSTPTGLATLGTTTVPATGRWRLTVNNTTAVIPSANPTATITSSQGTVRTVSVISN